Within Felis catus isolate Fca126 chromosome A1, F.catus_Fca126_mat1.0, whole genome shotgun sequence, the genomic segment tatacgtataaatgtatatattataatatatattataaatgttataatgtttcttgttcttttgtcccattttatctatttggggaGATTTGCTAAATATATTAGAACTAGTATAATGGATAATACATCTAGTTGGACTGTTATGAATGTCATTtcaatgctttaataaaatcttattaCCCACAAATTAAGGGAAAATATatgccatttacatttattgaaaaattaccACGAATATAAAGTGATTgggaatataaattttttaaaatctcaattatcttaattttctagATTAATATCATCTTTGTCTGGAATCTTGGAATGACATTGTTCCTTATGAGTGTAAAAGGTGAAAATGATGTATTTCTAAAGCAGCAGGATTAATGAGAACTTTGTCGACACTTATACAGAGCAGCAGATCCTCTGAATCACTCTTCTCAGGGCTCCCATCACCTCCTTGTTTCTCAAGCTGTAAATGATGGGGTTGAGCATTGGGGTCAGGATCGTGTAGAAGACGGCCAGAATTTTGTCCTCTGTTGGAGTTCTCAGTGATCTTGGGCGTAGGTAAGTGTAAGCAAAGGGTGCATAGTAGAAAGTTACCACAGTGAGGTGTGTGCTACAGGTGGAATAggccttcttcctcccttctgttGAGTGCATGCGGCAGATGGTGAGGAGAACTCGGCCATAGGAACATGCAATGCCAAAGAAAGGTAACACAAGGAAGAGTGTGGTGCTCACAAACACCGTGTATTCATAGACCCAGGTGTCCATGCAGGCCAGTGTCAACATGGCCGGGAGATCACAGAAGAAATGATTGATGGTTCTGGATCGACAATAAGGGATATGGAGGGCATATACATTGTGGGCACAGGAGTTGATCGAGCTCATTATCCAAGAtcctgtaatcatcaacacaagTACTCTTTTTCTCATATGAATGACATAGTGAAGAGGAAAGCAAATGGCCA encodes:
- the LOC101090164 gene encoding olfactory receptor 2L5-like, which gives rise to MENNNQTSTDFFLLGLFPPSEIGLFSFIFIVLIFLMALFGNMSMIIVILLDTHLHTPMYFLLSQLSLMDLNYISTIVPKMASNYLFGNKSISFIGCGVQSFFFITLAGAEGLLLACMAYDRYVAICFPLHYVIHMRKRVLVLMITGSWIMSSINSCAHNVYALHIPYCRSRTINHFFCDLPAMLTLACMDTWVYEYTVFVSTTLFLVLPFFGIACSYGRVLLTICRMHSTEGRKKAYSTCSTHLTVVTFYYAPFAYTYLRPRSLRTPTEDKILAVFYTILTPMLNPIIYSLRNKEVMGALRRVIQRICCSV